The Bacteroidia bacterium genomic interval CTTTCGCCAGAGAACATGCGATTGATATGATTCTGGTAGGGCCGGAATTACCTCTGGTTGAAGGAGTCGCGGATTACTTTGAAGATAAAGGAATCCCGGTAATCGGTCCCAAGACTGATGGGGCTCAGTTAGAAGGCTCAAAAGCCTTTTCCAAAACTTTCATGCAGAAATACGGCATCCCAACGGCCGCCTATGCTTCTTTTGACAGTGAACAGAAAGAAGAAGCACTTGCCTATCTGGAATCCCATGCTTTGCCCATCGTAGTGAAAGCTAGTGGACTGGCAGCAGGCAAGGGGGTTTTGATTTGTGAAAGCCGGGAACATGCCCGTGAAGTCGTAGAGGAAATGCTTTCAGGTAAAGCTTTTGGGGAAGCAGGCCAAACCGTAGTTATCGAGGAATTTTTAACAGGAATAGAGATCTCTATTTTCGTCCTTACAGATGGGAAATCTTATAAATTGCTTCCTTCTGCCAAAGATTATAAACGTATAGGCGAAGGGGACACGGGCTTGAATACCGGAGGCATGGGAGCTGTTTCTCCCGTACCTTTTGCAGATGAGGCTTTTGTAAAAAAAGTCGAAGAGGAAATCGTCAAAGCCACAATGGATGGATTGCAAGCAGAAGGTATCGACTATAAAGGATTTATTTTCATTGGGCTAATGGTTAAGGAAGGTATTCCATATGTGCTGGAATACAATGTCCGAATGGGTGATCCCGAGACAGAAGTAGTCCTTCCACGCCTACAAGCAGACCTCATTGATCTCTTCGAAGGAGTTGCTGAGGGTAACCTGGCCGACAAAGCCTTTGAAATTGATCCCAGAACTTGCGCAACCGTCATGCTTGTAAGTGGGGGATATCCCGGAGCTTATGAAAAAGGAAAGCTGATGGAAGGCTTTGACCAAACGGAAGATTCGATCCTTTTTCATGCTGGAACGAAAGAAGAAGCGGGAAAGGTTCTAACCAATGGAGGTAGAGTGCTGGCCATAAGTTCCTTTGGAGAGACAATAGAAGAAGCAGTCGGGAAATCCTTAAAAAATGCAGAAAAGATCCGTTTTGAGGGGAAAAATTATAGAAAAGATATCGGCAAGGATCTCACGAAATAAAAAAAAGCCTTCGTCCCTAATTCTATTTGGCTTTAGCAACATAAGATGAAAAAGATACACTTGTTCCCAGTCGTTCTGGCGGCATGGCTACTTTGCCTGTCATCCTGCCAGTCTCCCTCTTCTACTCCTATCACTTTACAAAATGGTAATTGGGTCGGCACGCTCCATTTGAGAGAGGCTGCAGATTTGCCTTTCCAGTTTAGCCTGAATCAAGCGGGCGAGAACTATAAAATGGTGGTTTTCAATGCAGAAGAGCGGATAGAAGTAGATGAAATTGTGCAAAAAGGCGATTCTCTCATCATCAAAATGCCTGTATTTGATAGTGAATTTAAATTAAAAATTCACTCTGCTACTGAACTCAGCGGAAACTGGTATGACTATACCCGAGGAGTAGATTATCATACCCCCTTTAAAGCTGAATTTGGAGAAGAAGGCCGGTTTCCCATACAATATGAGGCAGCTGAACTTGCTCCTCTTTACAGTTTACAATTTCTGGATGGTACTGGGCCTGCAATAGGTCAATTCTCTCAAAACGGGAATAAAGTAACGGGCAATTTCCAAACAGAGACTGGAGATTATCGATTTCTGGAGGGAATTATGGATGGAAATACCCTCAAACTTTCCGCTTTCGATGGCTCGCATGCATTTCTCTTTCATGCAGATATAAAGGGAGACTCTATAGCAGGGAAATTCTGGTCTGGTAGTCATTGGGAGGAAAGTTGGATCGGAATAGTTGATCCGGGGGCTTCTATTCGAAAGCCAGAAGACCTGACTTTTCTTAAAGAAGGATTTGAAGAGTTTAGTTTTAAATTCCCCAATCTTGAAGGTGACAGCATATCATTTAAGGATGATCGATTCAAGAACAAAGTCACCATAGTACAACTTATGGGATCCTGGTGTCCTAACTGCATGGATGAGACCCGCTTATTCACCCAATGGTATGATAAATACCATAAAGAAGGTCTGGAAATCGTTGGGGTAGCATTCGAAAGAACCAGCAAAGGGATGCCACAAGCGCAAAAGAATATTGTACGTATGGCAAAACGACTGGAAGCCAATTACCCATTCCTCCTCGCAGCCACCAATAATGACAAATCTCTGGCTTCTGAGAAATTTCCTATGCTCAATAATATCATTTCCTTTCCGACTAGCATTTTCCTTGATAAAAAAGGCAGGGTAAGAAAAGTGCATACAGGATTTAATGGGCCGGGAACCGGAAATGTATATACTCGCTATGTGGAAGAGTATGAAGCTTTTTTGGAGAAAATGCTGGCAGAGGAAATTTAGCCCCTAGAGATCGTGTTGCTCCCGAATAAAAGTAAGGAGTTTGGCGCAGGAGCGATCCAGCATTTCATAGACATCTTCAAAACCCTGGTTTCCCCCATAATAGGGATCAGGAACATCAGCATTTACCGCTTCCTCATCAAAATAGCGCATTTTGATGATGGCTGATTTGATGTCTGAAACATGGGTAGCCAAACGCTGCAGATTGATCAGATTGCTAGCATCCATCGGGATGATATAATCAAACTCCAGAAAATCCTCTTTCTGCACTTTGCGTGCTCGGGAAAGCAGTTCAATCCCGTGTTTAGTGGCAGTCCTTCTCATGCGCTCATCTGCTCTTTCTCCCACATGCCAGGCGCCTGTACCACAGGAATCTACCTGTATCATATCAGATAAAGAAGCATCAGCTACGTGCTTCAGAAAGAGGCCTTCAGCCATGGGGGAACGGCAGATATTTCCGAGACAGACGAAAAGTACTTTTACCATGTGTACTGAGATGATGCGCTAAATTCGCTCAAATGTAGCTGTCTTGCAAATGTGTTTCAGCCTTATTTGGAAAGCCATAGATTAAATCCCATTTTAAAAAGAAAAATACAATAGCCGAAAATTATACAGGCAATGGGAATTTTTAACTTTTTCGGAAATCTTACAGAAAGAATCTTCACAGTTATACTTGCGGTCATATTTGCACAGGCTCCCGTTTAT includes:
- the purD gene encoding phosphoribosylamine--glycine ligase produces the protein MKILILGSGGREHAFAWKIAQSPRCEKLYIAAGNAGTAQLGTNVAINPTDFPAVETFAREHAIDMILVGPELPLVEGVADYFEDKGIPVIGPKTDGAQLEGSKAFSKTFMQKYGIPTAAYASFDSEQKEEALAYLESHALPIVVKASGLAAGKGVLICESREHAREVVEEMLSGKAFGEAGQTVVIEEFLTGIEISIFVLTDGKSYKLLPSAKDYKRIGEGDTGLNTGGMGAVSPVPFADEAFVKKVEEEIVKATMDGLQAEGIDYKGFIFIGLMVKEGIPYVLEYNVRMGDPETEVVLPRLQADLIDLFEGVAEGNLADKAFEIDPRTCATVMLVSGGYPGAYEKGKLMEGFDQTEDSILFHAGTKEEAGKVLTNGGRVLAISSFGETIEEAVGKSLKNAEKIRFEGKNYRKDIGKDLTK
- a CDS encoding low molecular weight protein-tyrosine-phosphatase, yielding MVKVLFVCLGNICRSPMAEGLFLKHVADASLSDMIQVDSCGTGAWHVGERADERMRRTATKHGIELLSRARKVQKEDFLEFDYIIPMDASNLINLQRLATHVSDIKSAIIKMRYFDEEAVNADVPDPYYGGNQGFEDVYEMLDRSCAKLLTFIREQHDL
- a CDS encoding TlpA disulfide reductase family protein yields the protein MKKIHLFPVVLAAWLLCLSSCQSPSSTPITLQNGNWVGTLHLREAADLPFQFSLNQAGENYKMVVFNAEERIEVDEIVQKGDSLIIKMPVFDSEFKLKIHSATELSGNWYDYTRGVDYHTPFKAEFGEEGRFPIQYEAAELAPLYSLQFLDGTGPAIGQFSQNGNKVTGNFQTETGDYRFLEGIMDGNTLKLSAFDGSHAFLFHADIKGDSIAGKFWSGSHWEESWIGIVDPGASIRKPEDLTFLKEGFEEFSFKFPNLEGDSISFKDDRFKNKVTIVQLMGSWCPNCMDETRLFTQWYDKYHKEGLEIVGVAFERTSKGMPQAQKNIVRMAKRLEANYPFLLAATNNDKSLASEKFPMLNNIISFPTSIFLDKKGRVRKVHTGFNGPGTGNVYTRYVEEYEAFLEKMLAEEI